In Nitrospirota bacterium, the DNA window ATGACCCTCGATCCCTTCAAACTTCTCTTCCCTTCAGGGACTTCACCGCCATCAAACCTATAGTACATACAACCCCCATAATATTGGAAAGGAGGCTTACCCCACGACCGGGTTCCCACGCCTCACTGAAGGGTTACCTCATCGCCAGCGCCCCCATAACTTTTTCAGTATATTCAGCGCTCTCAAGAATGACTGTTATCTCTGTAAGGCTTTCTCCTGCTACAGTCAGCGCCCTCAGGTCATCAAGAGACATTACAACAAGGCTGCTGTCCATAACAGCCTCTCCTGTAGAAAGTATCCCCCCGATCTTATAATTTTCAGCGCCTATAGACCCGTCTGCGGCCTGAACAATCAGAGATAGCGTATCACCAATACCTGCCTTAAGCAGCTTTGCCAAACCCTTCCCTATAAGGATTCCCCCGCCTGGTATATAATATGTCCCCTCCCTCACATATCTCCTGTAATCACTGACGTTTTCCTCCTTCTTTAAATCTATCCCGAGGATCATGGCCCCTGCGGACTTTTCACCTGTTGCAACAAGCCCCTGTGTATTGATCCTTGGGAGTGCATAGAGTACATGCGGCTCGCTTAAAAGTATCTTTAAAATACCCTCCGGATTTGTAATCCTCTTTGAGATGGCCGGGTCTTTTTTATATCCCTTAGCGTAAACCTTTATATGGCCTGAATGCCCTCTGATGTTATTTTCAAGGGTCTGCCGGTTCATGCCATCCATAAATCCGAAGTAGAAGACAATGGCAATAAGCCCTATAGTTATAGAGCTTATTGTGATGAGAGTCCTTCGTGGATTCCGCCAGAGGTTTCTCCATGCCATCTTTAAGAAGGGGGACTTAAACATAATGCATCGCCTCCGCAGGTCTCAGTCTTGCAGCCCTTACAGCAGGATATAAAGAGACAATAAGTGCAGTCAAAAATACAATCGCACAAGACCACAGGACATTAATGAGATCCGTCTCCGGATAGATTACCGGATCTAAGATCGCAAAGAATTCCGTAGCCCCTCCC includes these proteins:
- a CDS encoding ABC transporter permease — protein: MFKSPFLKMAWRNLWRNPRRTLITISSITIGLIAIVFYFGFMDGMNRQTLENNIRGHSGHIKVYAKGYKKDPAISKRITNPEGILKILLSEPHVLYALPRINTQGLVATGEKSAGAMILGIDLKKEENVSDYRRYVREGTYYIPGGGILIGKGLAKLLKAGIGDTLSLIVQAADGSIGAENYKIGGILSTGEAVMDSSLVVMSLDDLRALTVAGESLTEITVILESAEYTEKVMGALAMR